From the genome of Labrus bergylta chromosome 4, fLabBer1.1, whole genome shotgun sequence, one region includes:
- the LOC136179122 gene encoding tripartite motif-containing protein 16-like — protein MAQKGVQLGQETLSCSICLDLLKDPVTVPCGHSYCMKCIKSHWDTEVEKRVYSCPQCRQDFTPRPVLGKSTMLADLVEELKKTGLQAAPADHCYAGSEDVACDVCTGRKLKARKSCLQCLASYCEKHLQPHYEVPPLKKHKLVEPSKKLQENVCSRHNEEMKVFCRTDQQSICLLCLMDEHKGHDTVSAAAERSERQRELEVSQQNIRQRIQDREKDVKLLQQEVEAINGSADKTVGNSEKMFTELIRLMEKRRSDVKQQVRSQQQTEVSRVRELQEKLEQEITELKRRDAEMKKLSHTEDHNQFLHDYPSLSPLSESTHSSSIKIRPLRYFEDVTAAVSEVRDKLQDLLREKWTNISQTVTEVDVLLPKPEYMTRAEFLKYSCDITLDPNTAHTQLLLSDGNRKVTVMREQQSYSSHPDRFTDWWQVLSKESLSGRCYWEVERRGEGVCVAVTYKNISRAGGSDECWFGGNDKSWRLDCYSNSYDFCYNNVSTPVSGPESSRVGVYLDHRAGILSFYSISKTMTLLHRVQTTFTQPLHAGLRFVYDGASAELCKLK, from the coding sequence atggcacagaaaggagttcagctgggTCAGGAAACCCTTtcttgttcgatctgtctggatctcctgaaggatccggtcactgttccctgtggacatagttactgtatgaagtgtattaaaagccactgggatacagAGGTTGAGAAGAGagtctacagctgccctcagtgtcgGCAGGacttcacaccgaggcctgtccTGGGGAAAAGCACCATGTTagcagatttagtggaggagctgaagaagactggactccaagctgctcctgctgatcactgctatgctggatctgaagatgtggcctgtgatgtctgcaccgggaggaaactgaaagcccgtaagtcctgtctgcagtgtctggcctcttactgtgagaaacatcttcagcctcattatgaagtacctccattaaagaaacacaagctggtggagccctccaagaagctccaggagaacgtttGCTCTCGTCATAATGAGGagatgaaagtattttgtcgtactgatcagcagtctatctgtctcctctgtttaatggacgaacacaaaggtcatgacacagtctcagctgcagcagaaaggagcgagaggcagagagagctcgaggtgagtcAGCAAAACATCaggcagagaatccaggacagagagaaagatgtgaagctgctccaacaggaggtggaggctatcaatggctccgctgataaaacagtggggaacagtgagaagatgttcactgagctgatccgtctcatggagaaaagacgctctgatgtgaagcagcaggtcagatcccagcagcaaactgaagtgagtcgagtcagagagcttcaggagaagctggagcaggagatcactgagctgaagaggagagatgctgagatgaagaagctgtcacacacagaagatcacaaccagtttctacacgactacccctcactgtcaccactcagtgaatctacacactcatccagcatcaagatccgtcctctgaggtactttgaggatgtgacagcggctgtgtcagaagtcagagataaactacaggacctcctgagagagaaatggacaaacatctcacagacagtgactgaagtggatgttttactgccAAAACCAGAGTAcatgaccagagctgagttcttaaaatattcatgtgacatcacactggatccaaacacagcacacacacagctgttattatctgatgggaacagaaaagtaacagtaatgagagaacaacagtcttattctagtcacccagacagattcactgattggtggcaggtcctgagtaaagaaagtctgagtggtcgttgttactgggaggtggagaggagaggagagggagtttgtgtagcagtcacatacaagaatatcagcagagcagggggcTCAGATGAATGCTGGTTTGGAGGTAATGATAAATCTTGGAGGTTAGATTGTTACAGCAACAGTTATGACTTTTGTTACAACAATGtcagcactcctgtctcaggtcctgagtcctccagagtaggagtgtacctggatcacagagcaggtattctgtccttctacagcatctctaaaaccatgactctcctccacagagtccagaccacattcactcagcctctacatgctggactcaggTTTGTTTATGATGGAgcctctgctgagttgtgtaaactgaaatag
- the LOC109977581 gene encoding mammalian ependymin-related protein 1-like, protein MFLFLGSRFFEYIFLYQSLVMFQIDQKTKDCSKIALTEAWDPFDIPANSTFEDQYIIGGPGDNVEVQEWSDRKPARQHETWVGVYTLKDCYPVQETYVRNSSVTTSTRFFNLQLGISDPDVFTPPSTCQSARPERMSESGC, encoded by the exons ATGTTTCTCTTCCTCGGCTCCAGGTTCTTCGAGTACATCTTTTTGTACCAGAGCCTGGTGATGTTCCAGATCGACCAGAAGACGAAGGACTGCTCAAAGATCGCTCTGACCGAGGCCTGGGATCCCTTCGACATCCCAGCCAACTCCACCTTCGAGGACCAGTACATCATCGGAGGCCCCGGGGACAACGTGGAGGTCCAGGAGTGGTCGGACAGGAAGCCGGCACGCCAAC ATGAGACCTGGGTGGGCGTTTACACCCTGAAGGACTGCTACCCCGTGCAGGAGACCTACGTCAGGAACAGCAGCGTCACCACCTCCACCCGCTTCTTCAACCTGCAGCTGGGCATCAGCGACCCCGACGTCTTCACCCCGCccagcacctgtcaatcagctcGGCCTGAGAGGATGTCGGAGTCCGGCTGCTGA